Proteins found in one Taeniopygia guttata chromosome 27, bTaeGut7.mat, whole genome shotgun sequence genomic segment:
- the CWC25 gene encoding pre-mRNA-splicing factor CWC25 homolog isoform X2 — MGGGDLNLKKSWHPQTLRNVEKVWKAEQKHEAERRKIEELQRELQEERAREEMQRYAEDMGTVRKREEKLEWMYQGPGGMVSRDEYLLGRPVDKFILAKVGDKDSELGGSGDAALLPGSSFARAGASSVLDMATKIREDPLFIIRKREEEKKREVLNNPVKMKKIKALLQSSLEKKERKKKKEKKRKHKKHRRRSSSTSSSEGEEKSRNKSLKKVENSSCKAAPSKIPGYGLQVRHPEVGPRSRGSPRSPSRSPQERSSRRNPQRSSASPSRHSKLHSSREEKGRTRSPSPKKSFRRQHPPGYTRKISPEELERKRQEMMENAKWREEERAKNLRKHRKEEELERELEKLDSRDGKFFHRLKLESASTSSLEDRVKRNIHSLQRTPAALEKNFMQR, encoded by the exons ATGGGGGGGGGAGACCTG AACCTGAAGAAGAGCTGGCACCCGCAGACGCTGCGCAATGTGGAGAAGGTGTGGAAGGCGGAGCAGAAGCACGAGGCCGAGAGGAGGAAGATCGAGGAGCTGCagcgggagctgcaggaggagcgggCGCGGGAGGAGATGCAGCGCTACGCTGAGGACATGGGCACCGTGCG GAAGCGCGAGGAGAAGCTGGAGTGGATGTACCAGGGCCCTGGGGGCATGGTGAGCAGGGACGAGTACCTGCTGGGCCGCCCCGTGGACAAGTTCATCCTGGCCAAGGTTGGGGACAAGGACAGCGAGCTGGGCGGCTCCGGGGACGCGGCGCTGCTGCCCGGCTCCAGCTTCGCCCGGGCCGGGGCCAGCTCCGTGCTGGACATGGCCACCAAGATCCGCGAGGACCCGCTCTTCATCATCAG gaagagggaggaggaaaagaaaagagaagttttGAACAATCcagtgaaaatgaagaaaatcaaAGCCTTG cTTCAGAGCAGTttggagaaaaaggagaggaagaagaagaaggaaaagaagaggaagcaCAAAAAGCACCGAAGGcgcagctccagcacctccagctccgAGGGGGAGGAAAAATCCCGAAATAA gtcTCTGAAAAAGGTGGAGAATTCCTCCTGCAAAGCTGCTCCTTCCAAAATCCCGGGATATGGTTTGCAG GTGAGGCACCCCGAGGTGGGGCCACGCTCTCGGGGCTCCCCCCGGAGCCCGTCCAGATCTCCCCAGGAACGTTCCAGCAGGAGGAACCCCCAGaggagctcagcatccccctCCAGGCACAGCAAACT GCACAGCAGCCGGGAGGAGAAAGGCAGAACCAGGAGCCCTTCCCCAAAAAAGAGCTTCAGACGCCAGCACCCTCCAGGCTATACCAG GAAGATTTCTCCTGAGGAACTGGAGAGAAAACGTCAGGAAATGATGGAAAATGCCAagtggagggaggaggagagagcCAAAAACCTGAGGAAGCACCgaaaggaggaggagctggagagggaactGGAGAAACTCGactccagggatgggaagtTCTTCCA
- the CWC25 gene encoding pre-mRNA-splicing factor CWC25 homolog isoform X1 encodes MGGGDLNLKKSWHPQTLRNVEKVWKAEQKHEAERRKIEELQRELQEERAREEMQRYAEDMGTVRKREEKLEWMYQGPGGMVSRDEYLLGRPVDKFILAKVGDKDSELGGSGDAALLPGSSFARAGASSVLDMATKIREDPLFIIRKREEEKKREVLNNPVKMKKIKALLQSSLEKKERKKKKEKKRKHKKHRRRSSSTSSSEGEEKSRNKSLKKVENSSCKAAPSKIPGYGLQVRHPEVGPRSRGSPRSPSRSPQERSSRRNPQRSSASPSRHSKLHSSREEKGRTRSPSPKKSFRRQHPPGYTRDVSVCANRKISPEELERKRQEMMENAKWREEERAKNLRKHRKEEELERELEKLDSRDGKFFHRLKLESASTSSLEDRVKRNIHSLQRTPAALEKNFMQR; translated from the exons ATGGGGGGGGGAGACCTG AACCTGAAGAAGAGCTGGCACCCGCAGACGCTGCGCAATGTGGAGAAGGTGTGGAAGGCGGAGCAGAAGCACGAGGCCGAGAGGAGGAAGATCGAGGAGCTGCagcgggagctgcaggaggagcgggCGCGGGAGGAGATGCAGCGCTACGCTGAGGACATGGGCACCGTGCG GAAGCGCGAGGAGAAGCTGGAGTGGATGTACCAGGGCCCTGGGGGCATGGTGAGCAGGGACGAGTACCTGCTGGGCCGCCCCGTGGACAAGTTCATCCTGGCCAAGGTTGGGGACAAGGACAGCGAGCTGGGCGGCTCCGGGGACGCGGCGCTGCTGCCCGGCTCCAGCTTCGCCCGGGCCGGGGCCAGCTCCGTGCTGGACATGGCCACCAAGATCCGCGAGGACCCGCTCTTCATCATCAG gaagagggaggaggaaaagaaaagagaagttttGAACAATCcagtgaaaatgaagaaaatcaaAGCCTTG cTTCAGAGCAGTttggagaaaaaggagaggaagaagaagaaggaaaagaagaggaagcaCAAAAAGCACCGAAGGcgcagctccagcacctccagctccgAGGGGGAGGAAAAATCCCGAAATAA gtcTCTGAAAAAGGTGGAGAATTCCTCCTGCAAAGCTGCTCCTTCCAAAATCCCGGGATATGGTTTGCAG GTGAGGCACCCCGAGGTGGGGCCACGCTCTCGGGGCTCCCCCCGGAGCCCGTCCAGATCTCCCCAGGAACGTTCCAGCAGGAGGAACCCCCAGaggagctcagcatccccctCCAGGCACAGCAAACT GCACAGCAGCCGGGAGGAGAAAGGCAGAACCAGGAGCCCTTCCCCAAAAAAGAGCTTCAGACGCCAGCACCCTCCAGGCTATACCAG GGATGTGTCTGTCTGTGCAAACAGGAAGATTTCTCCTGAGGAACTGGAGAGAAAACGTCAGGAAATGATGGAAAATGCCAagtggagggaggaggagagagcCAAAAACCTGAGGAAGCACCgaaaggaggaggagctggagagggaactGGAGAAACTCGactccagggatgggaagtTCTTCCA
- the LOC115490725 gene encoding uncharacterized protein, with protein MHLACLILSVLLAQLLVAVARAQVQQEPSLETTEGTGINITCSHPKIQTNDMIYWYRQLPGRGPEFLVSIHKDSKKLPGIAGELWVSADRRWSALRLGGPRRGDAAVYYCALGPRAEEPGLRPGTNRRGRGRAGPAGGAAAPPAGAASPRSARDPGALPAPAPAMGPAMGPAMGPAMGPAMGTGSQSQSLGRGFWISVCPGSSKADEGSSVGDHQSHPTSSFGFQVESDQELQEPPCAGSMLGRRQLLAKFLPGLIWSSRRDVSQIRRPVLLMIINPTPED; from the exons ATGCACCTCGCCTGTCTCATCCTCAGCGTCCTGCTGGCCCAGCTCCTGG TGGCTGTGGCCAGAGCGCAGGTACAGCAGGAGCCGTCATTGGAGACCACCGAAGGCACCGGCATCAACATCACCTGCTCACATCCCAAAATCCAGACCAACGATATGATCTACTGGTACCGCCAGCTCCCGGGCCGGGGACCCGAATTCCTCGTGAGCATTCACAAGGACTCCAAAAAGCTGCCGGGCATTGCAGGAGAGCTGTGGGTGTCGGCAGACCGGCGCTGGAGCGCGCTGCGGCTCGGTGGGCCCCGGCGCGGGGACGCGGCCGTGTATTACTGCGCGCTGGGCCCACGGGCAgaggagccggggctgcggccgggCACGAAccgccgcgggcggggccgggcggggccagcagggggcgctgccgctccgcccgccggggccgcctcgcCCCGCTCGGCCCGGGACCCCGGGGCGCtgccggcaccggcaccggcaaTGGGACCGGCAATGGGACCGGCAATGGGACCGGCAATGGGACCGGCAATGGGaacg GGATCTCAGTCTCAGTCTCTGGGGAGAGGTTTCTGGATCTCCGTCTGTCCTGGTAGTAGcaaggcagatgaggggtcttcagtggGAGACCACCAGAGCCACCCCACCAGTTCATTCGGCTTTCAGGTGGAGAGTGACCAGGAATTGCAGGAGCCgccctgtgctgggtccatGCTGGGTCGTCGCCAactccttgccaagttcttgccagGCCTCATTTGGAGCAGCAGGCGTGACg TCTCCCAGATCAGGAGGCCAGTTCTCCTGATGATCATCAATCCTACTCCTGAAGACTGA
- the LOC121471179 gene encoding uncharacterized protein has translation MLSSQPGRSSPPPPHLLAHRARLLLCLQGFLLKYIQSSGAPFFSRAASQGMFQTKGCAKPAPRSPPLRSLPGVGESPSSGGAGLRAGAELAALGGGGTAAAEPGLRGTARLGRRSGGMRRCRGAGLAALAAVLLLVAVARAQVQQEPSLETTEGTGINITCSHPKIQTSETIYWYRQLPGRGPEYLASVHKDSKKLPGIAGELWVSADRRWSALRLGGPRRGDAAVYYCALGPRAEEPGLRPGTNRRGRGRAGPAGGAAAPPAGAASPRSARDPGALPAPAVGPAMGPAMGPAPRQWDRQWDRQWDRHRHRQWDRQWDRHRQWDRQWDRHRHRHQY, from the exons ATGCTCTCTTCGCAGCCAGGCAGGTCTTCTCCTCCACCTCCTCATCTTTTGGCACAcagggccaggctgctcctgtgccttcaAGGTTTCCTTCTCAAGTACATCCAGTCTTCCGGGGCCCCTTTCTTTTCAAGGGCTGCTTCCCAAGGGATGTTCCAAACCAAGGGATGTGCCAAACCGGCACCGCGCTCGCCTCCGCTCCGTTCCCTGCCCGGAGTCGGCGAGAGCCCGAGCAGCGGCGGCGCAGGGCTCCGGGCCGGGGCGGAGCTGGCGGCGTTGGGAGGAGGCGGCACGGCCGCAGCAGAGCCGGGGCTGAGGGGCACAGCGAGGCTCGGCCGGCGGAGCGGCGGCATGCGGCGGTGTCGGGGCGCGGGGCTGGCGGCGCTGGCCGCGGTGCTGCTGCTCG TGGCTGTGGCCAGAGCGCAGGTGCAGCAGGAGCCGTCACTGGAGACCACCGAGGGCACCGGCATCAACATCACCTGCTCACATCCCAAAATCCAGACCAGCGAAACCATCTACTGGTACCGACAGCTCCCGGGCCGGGGACCTGAATACCTCGCGAGCGTTCACAAGGACTCCAAAAAGCTGCCGGGCATTGCAGGAGAGCTGTGGGTGTCGGCAGACCGGCGCTGGAGCGCGCTGCGGCTCGGTGGGCCCCGGCGCGGGGACGCGGCCGTGTATTACTGCGCGCTGGGCCCACGGGCAgaggagccggggctgcggccgggCACGAAccgccgcgggcggggccgggcggggccagcagggggcgctgccgctccgcccgccggggccgcctcgcCCCGCTCGGCCCGGGACCCCGGGGCGCTGCCGGCACCGGCAGTGGGACCGGCAATGGGACCGGCAATGGGACCGGCACCG CGGCAATGGGACCGGCAATGGGACCGGCAATGGGACCGGCACCGACACCGGCAATGGGACCGGCAATGGGACCGGCACCGGCAATGGGACCGGCAATGGGACCGGCACCGGCATAGACACCAGTATTGA
- the LOC121471180 gene encoding uncharacterized protein — translation MRRCRGAGLAALAAVLLLVAAVRAQVQQDPFLETTEGTSITIKCSHPNIRTGDFVHFLRQRPGQAPELLGVSAKGSKELPAIDGRLWVSADRRWSALRLGGPRRGDAAVYYCALGPRAEEPGLRPGTNRRGRGRAGPAGGAAAPPAGAASARSARDPGALPAPAPAMGPAMGPAMGQGPAMGPAMGPGPAPAMGQGPAMGPAPA, via the exons ATGCGGCGGTGTCGGGGCGCGGGGCTGGCGGCGCTGGCCGCGGTGCTGCTGCTCG TGGCTGCGGTCAGAGCccaagtgcagcaggatccATTCCTGGAGACCACCGAGGGCACCAGCATCACAATCAAGTGCTCACACCCCAATATCCGGACCGGCGATTTTGTCCACTTCTTGCGTCAGCGGCCGGGTCAAGCGCCCGAactcctgggggtcagtgctaAAGGCTCCAAAGAGCTGCCAGCCATTGACGGCCGCCTGTGGGTGTCGGCAGACCGGCGCTGGAGCGCGCTGCGGCTCGGTGGGCCCCGGCGCGGGGACGCGGCCGTGTATTACTGCGCGCTGGGCCCACGGGCAgaggagccggggctgcggccgggCACGAAccgccgcgggcggggccgggcggggccagcagggggcgctgccgctccgcccgccggggccgcctcggCCCGCTCGGCCCGGGACCCCGGGGCGCtgccggcaccggcaccggcaaTGGGACCGGCGATGGGACCGGCAATGGGACAGGGACCGGCAATGGGACCGGCAAtgggaccg GGACCGGCACCGGCAATGGGACAGGGACCGGCAATGGGACCGGCACCGGCATAG